In Montipora foliosa isolate CH-2021 chromosome 13, ASM3666993v2, whole genome shotgun sequence, one DNA window encodes the following:
- the LOC137983046 gene encoding trace amine-associated receptor 9-like, giving the protein MNETAFLITAKSSEFIVLVLLSCVSAMMAIVGNAVVLTAIYRTKALHTISNFFIASLAAADLAVGVFLNPLLAYKSIVFSYLNPERRLEGSVFNTVEDFAWIQAVVATTFGLTAISVDRYIAVNFGLRYPELSSRKKCLIATISVWVVSVIFASVRIFTKEPQHLSILWLVMAVVTCIIPGIVITFCYWSILKAARIQVRKIARQNTIRRAGDVSSAWRDNNALISQRKSAFTVAIVILLFIFLWSPSLVTAAIQLRISGSENPEDKRTFVILERRVWLWVCLVAYFSSAINPWVYSIRSTQFRTACKIIFKGPNLLRFTKAHVVDEIVQLPSTHR; this is encoded by the coding sequence ATGAACGAGACAGCCTTCTTGATAACAGCAAAGTCTTCGGAATTCATAGTTCTTGTCCTACTGAGCTGTGTGTCAGCTATGATGGCTATTGTGGGCAACGCTGTTGTTTTAACAGCTATTTATCGCACGAAGGCCTTGCATACAATATCCAACTTTTTCATAGCTTCATTAGCAGCGGCCGATTTGGCGGTTGGGGTTTTCCTTAATCCTCTCTTAGCCTATAAGTCAATAGTATTTAGCTACCTCAATCCTGAGCGCCGTCTTGAGGGATCTGTCTTTAACACGGTTGAAGATTTTGCCTGGATTCAGGCTGTAGTTGCGACTACATTTGGTTTAACAGCCATCAGTGTCGATCGTTACATCGCGGTGAACTTTGGCTTAAGATATCCGGAATTATCTTCTCGCAAAAAGTGCTTGATCGCTACAATATCTGTGTGGGTAGTCTCTGTGATTTTTGCCAGTGTGCGTATTTTCACGAAAGAGCCACAGCATCTATCAATACTTTGGCTCGTCATGGCAGTTGTGACTTGCATAATACCAGGAATTGTCATAACGTTCTGTTACTGGAGTATTCTTAAAGCGGCTAGGATTCAGGTGAGAAAGATTGCCCGCCAAAACACTATCAGAAGAGCGGGAGATGTATCAAGCGCTTGGAGAGACAACAATGCCCTGATCAGTCAAAGAAAGTCCGCTTTTACAGTAGCAATAGTGATTCTTCTTTTCATCTTTCTGTGGAGTCCAAGTCTTGTGACAGCGGCAATTCAGCTCAGAATATCTGGTTCAGAAAATCCAGAAGACAAGAGAACATTTGTTATATTGGAGCGTAGAGTGTGGCTTTGGGTTTGCCTTGTGGCTTATTTTTCCTCAGCGATCAACCCCTGGGTATATTCTATAAGATCCACCCAGTTTAGAACCGCTTGCAAGATAATTTTTAAAGGTCCCAATTTGCTACGATTCACAAAAGCCCACGTAGTCGATGAAATCGTGCAATTACCTTCAACTCATCGCTGA
- the LOC137983045 gene encoding histamine H2 receptor-like: MNQTSNSEHFLVSISPIGSFVYGIILSLLSILTLLGNSLVCLAIWRFRNLRNLTNYLVCSLACADLLVPLLRVIYVVISVFAGEWLFGETWCGISSMCGVLLCGASILHLCVITIERLVAIKWPLSYNIMVTRNRIVISLVYIWIQSIILALFPLLGLVKHRFNPVLAECALYWQDQATFAILITAFYFLVPVTIMLVAYAIIFKEVRRNSRRISAIHYGGAQNDSNRFTREKKAVKTLAVVVGVFFLMWMPYFVTTPLRAFQGDSSVPDAVLRIAITLAYGNSCCNFVIYSLMNSQLRNAFCRIIKRCCGQSRLQLDSTRAVELSTIGKTKNTGK; encoded by the coding sequence ATGAATCAGACAAGTAACTCTGAGCACTTTCTTGTCTCAATTTCCCCCATCGGGTCTTTTGTCTACGGCATCATTCTCTCGTTACTGTCTATTTTAACTCTTCTGGGAAACAGTCTTGTGTGCCTGGCAATTTGGAGATTTAGGAATTTGCGAAACTTAACTAATTATTTAGTGTGCAGTTTGGCTTGTGCCGATCTCCTAGTTCCGCTTCTACGGGTTATATACGTTGTCATCTCGGTCTTCGCGGGAGAGTGGCTGTTTGGTGAAACATGGTGTGGTATTTCTTCAATGTGTGGCGTTCTTCTATGCGGAGCTTCCATTCTTCATCTCTGCGTTATAACCATCGAAAGACTCGTGGCAATCAAATGGCCTCTATCCTACAACATTATGGTAACTCGGAACCGAATTGTTATCTCTTTGGTCTACATATGGATACAGTCGATTATTCTCGCCCTATTTCCTCTTTTGGGACTCGTTAAGCATCGCTTTAATCCGGTTTTGGCCGAGTGCGCGCTGTATTGGCAAGACCAAGCAACTTTCGCGATTCTTATAACAGCGTTTTACTTCCTAGTGCCCGTAACAATAATGCTAGTTGCTTACGCTATCATTTTTAAAGAAGTTAGACGTAATTCTCGGCGCATTTCAGCAATACATTACGGTGGCGCCCAAAACGATTCCAATAGGTTTACACGGGAGAAAAAAGCTGTAAAGACACTAGCCGTGGTCGTTGGTGTATTTTTTCTTATGTGGATGCCTTACTTCGTAACAACACCGTTGCGCGCTTTTCAAGGGGATTCATCAGTACCTGACGCTGTTCTCAGAATTGCCATAACGTTAGCTTACGGAAATTCCTGCTGCAACTTTGTGATTTACTCGCTCATGAACTCACAACTTCGAAACGCGTTCTGTCGAATCATTAAACGGTGCTGCGGTCAAAGCAGATTGCAATTGGATTCCACGCGAGCTGTCGAACTGTCTACCATtggaaaaactaaaaatactgGAAAATAA
- the LOC137981682 gene encoding uncharacterized protein, whose product MSLTLMHNSLGYGNCQFGALCFWLNRLGIHRSPEKVREEIVEYLENNPSDSKGFPLELHAGVPWPYYLQSMATDGTYGDQITLQAAADLHNIEVLVVSTLGHNVTTLISPSASIPYARVHLGHYSEQHGEHYICVEGGTSVSEEDPHLAESYECNQEKDGDSLSSQET is encoded by the coding sequence ATGAGTTTAACTCTTATGCATAACTCCTTAGGTTACGGAAACTGTCAGTTTGGAGCGCTGTGTTTTTGGTTAAATCGCCTGGGTATACACCGATCGCCGGAAAAAGTCCGTGAGGAGATTGTAGAATACCTGGAGAACAATCCAAGTGACAGCAAAGGCTTTCCTTTAGAACTACATGCAGGCGTGCCTTGGCCATATTACTTGCAGTCAATGGCAACGGATGGTACCTATGGTGACCAAATAACTTTACAAGCGGCAGCAGACTTGCATAACATTGAAGTTTTAGTTGTTTCAACTCTTGGGCATAATGTCACCACGCTGATTTCTCCGTCTGCGAGCATACCTTATGCAAGAGTGCATCTGGGACACTATTCGGAGCAGCACGGAGAACATTATATTTGTGTCGAAGGTGGGACTTCAGTTTCGGAGGAAGACCCACACCTGGCAGAAAGTTACGAATGTAACCAAGAAAAAGATGGTGATTCATTAAGTTCCCAAGAGACATAG
- the LOC137983043 gene encoding neuromedin-K receptor-like, producing the protein MSSSPGLLIGDTTLKSNQMKQITNFECFYLFTDSGFASKPQTASIDTNISWPMTVALTSLAAVIAALDLFGNVIVIYVIRARTPMRTTIDLLIANLAAADLLMIPVIAYLVKFFYYQFEWFGGIMGQITCHLALLLHALSVLSSVCTISAISIDRFCAVYFPLKKILTKSRVKVIIALIWLLSIACALPECLAARVFLVEGNYICVPDWKDSALSSANYTLIFVVLSYVSPLVTTTTLYLLIGVRLWRSVAPGHQSEEGIKRIKVTRRKPTKMLFCIVLAFALCWLPLHSAELMRRFTPTVYWLRIPFNVVIVLPWFGVANSAINPFIYPIFCEKFRLEFRRIFCSLCYKEVHRKKSDLSVFTGIVKWNIKVGKKKHEKEENNTTASLTTNASLVTAL; encoded by the coding sequence ATGTCATCTAGCCCTGGGTTGCTAATCGGAGACACTAcattgaaatcaaatcaaatgaaacaaattacTAATTTTGAGTGTTTCTACTTATTCACAGATAGTGGTTTTGCCTCCAAGCCACAAACAGCTTCGATAGACACGAACATTAGCTGGCCAATGACAGTTGCGTTAACTTCTTTAGCAGCCGTTATTGCAGCCCTCGATTTGTTTGGGAATGTCATAGTCATTTACGTGATTCGCGCAAGAACGCCCATGCGCACAACGATTGATCTTCTGATTGCAAATCTAGCAGCCGCTGACCTCTTGATGATCCCAGTCATTGCGTATTTGGTAAAATTCTTTTATTACCAGTTTGAATGGTTTGGGGGCATTATGGGACAGATCACATGCCACTTGGCTCTCCTGCTCCACGCTCTCTCGGTCCTGAGCTCCGTTTGCACAATATCCGCCATTAGCATCGACCGCTTTTGTGCTGTGTATTTTCCTTTAAAGAAAATACTCACTAAGTCACGTGTTAAAGTGATCATTGCTTTAATATGGCTGCTTTCAATAGCTTGTGCACTCCCTGAATGCTTAGCTGCAAGAGTTTTTCTTGTCGAGGGCAATTACATTTGTGTTCCAGATTGGAAAGACAGTGCGCTATCGTCAGCCAACTATACCCTTATCTTCGTAGTTTTAAGCTACGTCTCTCCCTTGGTTACCACGACAACTCTTTACCTCCTCATCGGTGTGAGGCTGTGGAGAAGTGTGGCCCCAGGACACCAATCTGAAGAGGGAATTAAAAGAATAAAGGTGACGCGACGCAAACCCACTAAAATGCTATTCTGCATTGTCCTCGCTTTTGCATTATGTTGGCTTCCTCTTCATTCTGCGGAACTAATGCGGCGTTTCACACCAACAGTTTATTGGCTTCGCATTCCTTTTAATGTAGTCATCGTTTTACCATGGTTTGGTGTCGCTAACAGTGCCATCAACCCTTTCATTTATCCCATTTTCTGTGAGAAGTTCCGTTTGGAATTCAGAAGAATATTCTGCTCCCTTTGCTACAAGGAAGTCCACCGAAAAAAGTCCGACTTGTCGGTGTTTACTGGAATTGTTAAATGGAACATAAAAGTGGGTAAGAAAAAGcatgaaaaggaagaaaacaacACGACTGCGAGTTTAACCACAAACGCCTCTCTGGTCACCGCTCTTTAA